In Xyrauchen texanus isolate HMW12.3.18 chromosome 32, RBS_HiC_50CHRs, whole genome shotgun sequence, the following proteins share a genomic window:
- the LOC127625838 gene encoding ATP synthase subunit beta, mitochondrial-like, producing the protein MLGAVGRCCTGALQALKPGVTPLKALNGAPAALFSRRDYAAPAAAAAAAHGRIVAVIGAVVDVQFDEGLPPILNALEVAGRDSRLVLEVAQHLGESTVRTIAMDGTEGLVRGQKVLDTGAPIRIPVGPETLGRIMNVIGEPIDERGPISTKQTAPIHAEAPEFTDMSVEQEILVTGIKVVDLLAPYAKGGKIGLFGGAGVGKTVLIMELINNVAKAHGGYSVFAGVGERTREGNDLYHEMIESGVINLKDTTSKVALVYGQMNEPPGARARVALTGLTVAEYFRDQEGQDVLLFIDNIFRFTQAGSEVSALLGRIPSAVGYQPTLATDMGTMQERITTTKKGSITSVQAIYVPADDLTDPAPATTFAHLDATTVLSRAIAELGIYPAVDPLDSTSRIMDPNIVGSEHYDVARGVQKILQDYKSLQDIIAILGMDELSEEDKLTVARARKIQRFLSQPFQVAEVFTGHMGKLVPLKDTIEGFKAILAGEYDPLPEQAFYMVGPIEEVVEKAEKLAKEHS; encoded by the exons ATGTTAGGTGCTGTGGGACGTTGTTGCACCGGGGCTCTGCAGGCTCTTAAGCCAGGGGTGACCCCCTTAAAGGCTCTCAATGGAGCTCCAGCAGCACTGTTTTCAC GCAGGGATTATGCTGCTCCTGCCGCAGCAGCCGCTGCTGCCCATGGGCGTATCGTCGCAGTCATCGGTGCCGTCGTGGACGTGCAGTTCGACGAGGGTCTGCCCCCCATTCTCAATGCCCTGGAAGTAGCCGGTCGTGACTCCAGGCTTGTCCTTGAGGTGGCTCAGCATCTAG GGGAGAGCACCGTCCGCACCATTGCTATGGATGGTACTGAGGGTCTGGTTCGTGGTCAGAAGGTTCTTGACACTGGTGCACCTATTAGAATCCCTGTGGGCCCTGAGACACTTGGCAGGATCATGAATGTCATCGGTGAGCCCATTGATGAAAGAGGACCAATTTCTACTAAACA GACTGCTCCTATCCATGCTGAGGCCCCAGAATTCACAGACATGAGTGTCGAACAGGAGATTCTGGTCACAGGAATCAAGGTCGTAGACCTGCTGGCCCCCTATGCCAAGGGTGGCAAGATTG GTCTTTTCGGTGGTGCTGGTGTGGGAAAGACTGTGTTGATTATGGAACTAATCAACAATGTGGCCAAGGCTCATGGTGGTTACTCAGTGTTTGCCGGTGTGGGAGAGAGAACCCGTGAGGGAAATGATCTCTACCATGAGATGATTGAATCTGGCGTCATCAACCTGAAGGATACCACCTCAAAG GTGGCACTGGTGTATGGACAGATGAACGAGCCCCCAGGTGCCCGTGCCCGTGTGGCTCTGACTGGACTGACCGTTGCAGAATATTTCCGTGACCAGGAGGGACAGGATGTGCTGCTCTTCATTGACAACATTTTCCGCTTCACCCAGGCTGGTTCAGAG GTGTCTGCCCTGTTGGGCCGTATCCCCTCTGCTGTGGGTTATCAGCCAACTCTGGCCACTGACATGGGTACCATGCAGGAGAGAATTACCACAACCAAGAAAGGCTCAATCACATCTGTGCAG GCCATTTATGTGCCTGCTGATGACTTGACTGATCCTGCCCCTGCTACCACTTTCGCTCACTTGGACGCCACCACTGTGCTGTCTCGTGCCATCGCTGAGCTGGGTATCTACCCTGCCGTGGACCCACTGGACTCCACCTCCCGTATCATGGACCCCAACATTGTAGGATCTGAGCATTATGATGTAGCCCGTGGTGTCCAGAAGATCCTCCAG GATTACAAGTCCCTGCAGGATATCATTGCCATTCTGGGTATGGATGAGTTGTCTGAGGAGGACAAGCTGACTGTGGCTCGTGCCCGTAAGATTCAGAGGTTTCTGTCTCAGCCCTTCCAAGTCGCCGAGGTCTTCACTGGACACATGGGCAAGCTGGTGCCCCTGAAAGACACAATCGAAGGCTTCAAAGCTATTCTTGCTG GTGAGTATGACCCATTGCCTGAGCAGGCCTTCTACATGGTGGGTCCAATTGAGGAGGTTGTCGAGAAGGCAGAGAAACTGGCTAAAGAGCATTCGTAA
- the LOC127625775 gene encoding transmembrane protein 275-like yields the protein MIFSNEDAHPVLKKPDERRVVRLQGLPSPALCCACGLCIMLAGINITLVGALAFTKLFPFNNPPIIIGPILLLVSFSFFGACCICSRRSVAQPSRVSAGRDRWPLMRMGGAVFEMEASEPTLQDTTAVQLSPTNSPSSSRHCSPTLLPAAPPHPLETYDCQSASEGNNMNLLKPTIDESYS from the coding sequence ATGATTTTCTCTAATGAAGATGCTCACCCTGTACTAAAGAAGCCAGATGAGAGGAGGGTGGTCCGTTTGCAGGGATTGCCCTCCCCTGCACTCTGCTGTGCTTGTGGGCTTTGTATCATGCTGGCAGGCATTAACATCACCCTGGTAGGCGCGCTCGCCTTTACTAAACTCTTCCCTTTCAACAACCCTCCCATCATTATAGGACCCATCCTACTATTGGTGTCCTTTTCATTTTTTGGAGCTTGTTGCATCTGCAGTCGACGATCCGTTGCCCAACCATCTCGCGTGTCTGCTGGACGGGACCGCTGGCCATTAATGAGAATGGGTGGAGCTGTATTTGAGATGGAGGCCAGTGAACCCACTCTACAGGATACCACAGCCGTCCAACTCAGTCCAACAAACTCTCCAAGCTCCTCCCGTCACTGTAGTCCCACCCTTCTTCCTGCTGCTCCACCCCACCCTTTAGAAACATACGACTGTCAGTCAGCCTCAGAGGGAAATAATATGAATCTACTAAAACCCACAATAGATGAATCATACTCATAG